In Rhipicephalus microplus isolate Deutch F79 chromosome 7, USDA_Rmic, whole genome shotgun sequence, one genomic interval encodes:
- the LOC142767608 gene encoding uncharacterized protein LOC142767608 — protein MSAPREFCPLTLLADTALLENRASAPLEHHNRAPSLVTSPSRDDTRRYVSAPIGEVARFGSGAIAQPEQCTRAWTTTAPFGMHGSSMSQRSETALSGASGAQIGTAASAVAEFCPLAATQPSSQAHFEHAPAPLAASGLAFSREAAPRVGCEKQALPRVATAGIHFETAPLIELGDSSPSLARAANAPTASFEAGAQTLLQNAAQMIQALTGAVQTLSAFPKRPHPAVMLAVPTYSGYGDLQSARDYLDSLARYQRAMGLDDEEVLGRVVPAALTDTAARWHRLSGHRAATLDEFRAAFLREFLPADYESRMRRELELRTQAPDESLQEYVRAMEDLFSIAEPRASNEERVERVIRQAHPTFSAYLRGSRFRDLEQLAVEAKRIQGDILAARSYHPPPPASEALEPRCAWGGAMTLSQRQQPAGAAFAATPTAGRAWEISDRALDPYTYGRRAAGAASQLDAREQGRNPTQRITGGNGRQSGSFDHAANPPRQLAAAPPRERDRDGVRCFRCRQRGHIARECSAFVPPVRQGNGSAGRS, from the coding sequence atgtctgctccgcgtgagttctgtccgctgacgcttttagcagataccgcattgctcgagaacagggccagtgccccccttgagcatcacaatcgcgcaccctcacttgtcacaagccccagtcgAGATGACACGAGGCGCTACGTATCAGCTCCCATTGGAGAGGTAGCGCGTTTtgggtccggggccatagcccaacccgaacagtgcacaagggcatggactactactgctccctttggaatgcatggtagttccatgtcacagcgctccgaaacggctctcagtggagcttccggggcgcagatcggcaccgcggcctcagccgttgccgaattttgccCGCTGGCTGCTACGCAACCTAGCAGCCAAGCTCATTTCGAGCACGCGCCTGCACCGCTAGCCGCAAGCGGCCTAGCATTTTCACGTGAAGCTGCCCCAAGAGTCGGCTGTGAAAAACAGGCGCTCCCCAGAGTCGCGACGGCCGGTATCCATTTTGAAACCGCGCCGCTTATCGAGCTCGGAGACAGTTCCCCATCGCTCGCCCGCGCCGCTAATGCACCGACAGCTTCCTTTGAAGCGGGCGCAcagacgctgctgcaaaatgccgccCAAATGATTCAGGCACTCACGGGGGCAGTCCAAACGCTTTCGGCCTTTCCGAAACGCCCTCATCCCGCTGTCATGTTGGCCGTTCCGACCTACAGCGGGTATGGTGATCTGCAAAGTGCAAGAGATTACCTGGACTCCCTCGCACGTTATCAGAGAGCCATGGGTCTAGACGACGAGGAAGTGCTCGGACGCGTCGTCCCGgcagcactgactgacacggcggccaggtggcatcggctttccggccaccgagcagcaaccctcgatgagttccgcgcggccttcctgcgcgaattcttacccgctgactacgagagtaggatgcggcgcgagctcgagctccgcacacaagctcctgatgagtcgcttcaggagtacgtacgcgcgatggaagaccttttttctatcgctgagcccagagcctcgaacgaggagcgCGTCGAACGGGTGATTAGGCAGGCACACCCGACTTTTTCGGCGTACCTGCGCGGCAGTCGCTTCCGTGATTTGGAGCAATTGGCCGTCGAGGCAaagcgcatccaaggcgacattctcgcgGCGCGTTCCTATCACCCGCCACCGCCAGCCAGCGAGGCCCTCGAACCGCGCTGCGCGTGgggaggggccatgacccttTCTCAGCGGCAACAGCCCGCCGGAGCTGCCTTTGCGGCTACCCCTACAGCTGGgcgcgcgtgggagataagcgatcGAGCTTTAGATCCCTACACGTACGGGAGGCGGGCAGCCGGTGCTGCATCGCAACTCGACGCGCGCGAGCAGGGACGAAATCCGACCCAGCGCATCACCGGTGGTAACGGTCGTCAGAGCGGTTCCTTCGATCACGCGGCGAACCCACCCCGGCAGCTCGCAGCTGCTCCGCCGCGGGAAAGGGACCGCGATGGAGTGCGCTGTTTCCGCTGCCGTCAACGAGGGCACATAGCGAGGGAGTGCTCCGCGTTTGTGCCTCCtgtgaggcagggaaacgggAGCGCGGGCCGTTCGTGA